In Ktedonobacteraceae bacterium, one DNA window encodes the following:
- a CDS encoding Stp1/IreP family PP2C-type Ser/Thr phosphatase encodes MAKQLHLDVAQLTDVGRKREHNEDNMAYVIPKDPQVMAIKGALFIVADGMGGHAAGEVASEIAVDTVSNAYYQDDSDDVAFSLVQAIRRANAAIHQRAAENMLRSGMGTTCVAAVLRGNMAYIANVGDSRAYLVRSGQVRQISQDHSWVYEQVRAGLLTEDQARTHAQRNVITRSLGTQAEVEIDVFHEQLQEGDTLVLCSDGLSGLVSDEELQRTVEQFMPQESVYHLVERANENGGPDNITAIVVRVQEVGVEPPGVRHPVRIGGREIADAATIDQSPTLPPGSFMPYPSRNGDLANVGSPLQIISGPLASPDSLAAPQPALEKSRGVHNRLFYPALALLVIIVLALVAGGAYYFLRPNSAQTVNSSLTNAQHLIANAQAEIASNPSQALADLASAQKSLQGVQKNDQLDVGQSRTYMQLQNTLVATTKNAITQYNKMANITLLSCIGATSHPISNTSTQTEIQSAFPVSTSKGTVFWYTSGKNEKLYQLNSQYSLIDSQPDLSNITAISSTGSYLITLVAQPVKNSLIRYSLSVYQVDQTGKLGTPGTVEIEASETMSSFRPVFITSWKTSVYVVLLSAASGNQNTVRVLSYTLSSKGQLNTPREFSFSVSNTIISATAFPNQQLFLLQNNGSVLSVQVPVGNGNQQVSATNVELNASIPAPLSVSPQDFNAGTPVPVASSPGQQGIASFTVTGLSTLSSGQIGNATHLYAGDSMNHRLLDLVPYGSATSGGPTPAPSATSTGQNQTVNLQLENQFVSSQDFTQVKSIALQPGSSQLNVLTQSNAGQNLVQFNTTAQNSCAS; translated from the coding sequence TTGGCGAAACAACTGCATCTTGATGTTGCCCAGCTTACAGATGTTGGCCGCAAACGCGAACATAATGAAGATAATATGGCGTATGTCATCCCCAAAGATCCGCAGGTGATGGCAATCAAGGGGGCCTTGTTCATTGTGGCCGATGGCATGGGAGGGCATGCAGCCGGTGAAGTGGCAAGTGAAATCGCAGTCGATACGGTCAGTAATGCCTATTACCAGGACGATAGCGATGATGTGGCTTTTTCGCTGGTGCAGGCGATCAGGCGCGCCAATGCAGCTATTCATCAACGAGCGGCAGAGAATATGTTGCGCAGTGGGATGGGCACGACCTGCGTTGCTGCTGTGCTGCGTGGCAATATGGCCTACATCGCCAACGTTGGTGATAGCAGGGCTTACCTGGTGCGTAGTGGGCAGGTCAGGCAAATATCGCAGGATCATTCCTGGGTCTATGAGCAGGTACGGGCCGGTTTGCTGACCGAGGATCAGGCGCGCACTCACGCGCAGCGCAATGTCATCACTCGTTCCCTGGGAACGCAGGCCGAAGTCGAGATCGATGTTTTTCACGAGCAGTTGCAAGAAGGCGACACGCTGGTTCTTTGCTCCGATGGTCTATCAGGATTGGTGAGCGACGAGGAGTTGCAGCGGACTGTTGAACAGTTTATGCCCCAGGAGAGCGTGTACCACCTGGTGGAACGTGCCAATGAGAATGGCGGGCCGGATAATATCACTGCTATTGTGGTGCGCGTGCAGGAAGTAGGCGTAGAACCGCCCGGAGTGCGTCATCCTGTGCGTATCGGCGGGCGAGAAATAGCTGATGCCGCTACTATCGATCAATCTCCCACCCTGCCTCCTGGATCATTTATGCCCTATCCCTCGCGTAATGGCGACCTGGCGAACGTTGGCTCCCCTCTGCAAATCATTAGTGGCCCATTAGCCTCTCCCGATAGCCTTGCAGCCCCCCAGCCTGCGCTGGAAAAATCGCGCGGGGTTCATAATCGCCTGTTTTATCCGGCCCTGGCGCTGCTGGTTATAATAGTACTCGCTTTAGTGGCAGGGGGCGCATACTATTTTTTACGCCCGAATAGTGCGCAGACGGTGAATTCAAGCTTGACCAATGCTCAACACTTGATCGCAAATGCCCAGGCCGAGATAGCGAGTAACCCCTCGCAGGCGCTTGCCGACCTCGCTTCTGCTCAAAAAAGCTTGCAAGGTGTGCAAAAGAATGATCAATTGGATGTTGGCCAGAGCCGGACTTATATGCAGCTTCAGAACACGCTGGTCGCCACAACAAAGAATGCGATTACGCAATACAATAAAATGGCCAATATCACCCTGTTATCGTGCATCGGCGCAACGTCGCATCCCATCAGTAATACCAGCACGCAAACGGAAATACAGAGCGCCTTCCCGGTGTCAACAAGCAAGGGAACAGTCTTCTGGTACACTTCTGGTAAGAACGAAAAGCTGTATCAATTAAACTCTCAATATAGCCTTATCGATTCCCAGCCAGACCTGAGCAATATTACAGCGATCTCAAGTACCGGCTCGTATTTGATTACTCTTGTAGCACAGCCGGTCAAAAATAGCCTCATCCGCTACTCGCTGAGCGTCTACCAGGTCGATCAGACAGGGAAATTAGGGACGCCTGGTACTGTTGAGATTGAGGCCTCTGAGACCATGAGTAGCTTTAGACCGGTGTTTATCACCTCCTGGAAGACGAGTGTCTACGTGGTACTGCTCTCAGCTGCGTCAGGAAATCAAAATACTGTCCGGGTTCTGAGTTATACGCTTAGCTCGAAAGGGCAGCTCAATACACCCAGGGAGTTCAGCTTTTCTGTTTCAAATACAATTATCAGTGCCACAGCTTTTCCCAATCAGCAACTCTTTCTGCTGCAAAACAATGGCAGTGTGCTGAGCGTGCAGGTGCCGGTGGGGAATGGGAATCAGCAGGTTTCGGCAACAAATGTTGAACTTAACGCTTCTATTCCTGCCCCTTTGAGTGTATCCCCGCAAGATTTTAACGCCGGTACTCCTGTCCCTGTCGCTTCCTCGCCCGGCCAGCAAGGGATCGCATCGTTCACAGTGACAGGTCTTTCAACATTATCGTCTGGTCAGATCGGAAATGCGACCCATCTGTATGCCGGTGATTCAATGAATCATCGTCTACTTGACCTGGTGCCGTATGGGTCGGCTACCTCAGGCGGCCCAACTCCTGCTCCTTCCGCTACATCGACCGGGCAAAATCAGACGGTGAATCTGCAGCTGGAGAACCAGTTTGTCTCGAGTCAGGATTTTACGCAGGTGAAGAGTATTGCTTTGCAACCGGGTAGTTCGCAATTAAACGTGCTGACCCAGAGTAATGCCGGGCAAAATCTTGTTCAATTTAATACGACGGCGCAAAATAGTTGTGCTTCGTAA
- a CDS encoding diacylglycerol kinase family protein — protein sequence MNRTAKRAIVIYSPHSGRSDQLEQARAQLQQMGIEIIDSIAISDLDTLRPQGTNWIQRGIEVAIAAGGDGLVGGVINHVTGSGLPLGILPLGTSNDIARSLQIPQSIQQAAEVIAYGKVQAIDIGAARPAEQAPHPASSDQLSPPVTHIEAQKHAYFAHALTVGLNVQFARIATNVATRQRFGRLTYPFAALEVLRNHAPLEVDIRFEGLSLPQSRRTMEEVSDAHTATLATEEKPPALRCRALQVTVINAPIFGGQWQLAIPDASLNDRLLDIVVIEDFELGRLSTRLAHLFGQKVNSDEAVPAGGEGEATRHPGELTGIPGIHHLQARGVMITTSIDPLDATLDGEVRGQTPMFVHIADERLKVLIPG from the coding sequence ATGAATAGGACAGCTAAACGAGCAATAGTCATATACAGTCCGCATTCAGGAAGATCCGATCAGCTCGAGCAGGCGCGGGCGCAGCTACAGCAGATGGGCATCGAGATAATCGATAGTATTGCTATCTCTGATCTGGATACGCTGCGTCCACAGGGGACCAACTGGATACAGAGAGGCATCGAGGTAGCGATTGCGGCAGGAGGTGATGGGCTGGTAGGAGGCGTGATTAACCACGTCACCGGATCAGGCCTTCCGTTGGGTATTTTACCTCTTGGAACATCAAACGATATTGCTCGCTCGCTACAGATTCCACAGTCGATACAGCAGGCGGCGGAAGTGATCGCCTATGGGAAAGTCCAGGCTATCGATATTGGCGCGGCTCGACCGGCGGAACAGGCTCCGCATCCCGCCAGTTCCGATCAACTCAGTCCGCCTGTTACCCATATTGAAGCGCAAAAGCATGCCTATTTTGCTCACGCCCTGACTGTTGGACTGAATGTGCAGTTCGCTCGCATCGCCACAAACGTGGCTACGCGCCAGCGCTTTGGGCGCCTGACCTACCCTTTTGCCGCCTTAGAGGTACTGCGCAATCATGCTCCTCTTGAAGTTGATATCCGATTTGAGGGATTGTCTTTACCGCAATCTCGGAGAACAATGGAAGAAGTAAGCGATGCCCACACAGCGACGCTTGCTACTGAGGAGAAGCCACCTGCTCTACGCTGTCGCGCGCTCCAGGTGACGGTCATCAATGCTCCGATATTTGGAGGGCAATGGCAGCTCGCCATTCCCGATGCCAGTCTCAATGATCGCCTGCTTGATATCGTAGTGATTGAAGACTTTGAATTGGGAAGGCTCAGCACGAGGTTAGCCCACCTGTTCGGGCAGAAAGTAAATAGTGATGAAGCTGTACCGGCAGGCGGAGAGGGTGAGGCAACGCGCCATCCCGGCGAGCTGACCGGTATACCCGGCATTCATCATTTACAGGCCAGAGGTGTGATGATAACAACCAGCATCGATCCCCTCGATGCCACTTTAGATGGTGAAGTGCGAGGCCAGACGCCGATGTTCGTCCATATAGCAGACGAACGATTGAAAGTGCTTATACCAGGTTAG
- a CDS encoding isocitrate lyase/PEP mutase family protein — protein MRTTTRLRELLAGPDLLVVPGAYDGLSARLIVQAGFPIVYMTGFGTAASVLGQPDVGLLTMTEMVQRAAALAAIAGDVPLIADADTGYGNPINVRRTIREYERAGVAGLHIEDQVWPKKCGHMEGKQVIPMEEMVQKVRAAVDARQDPDFVIIARTDANAVTGFEDALRRGRAYREAGADVIFIEAPRSITELRAIKEAFPDVPLLFNWAESGKTPPLPLPEIRALGYKLVIFPVSLLFAATYAMSELLEVLKRGEVPTVMSDRMLTFSQFTDTIGLPAIQELERRYGVNQ, from the coding sequence ATGCGTACCACGACCCGTCTGCGCGAATTGCTGGCCGGGCCTGATCTGCTTGTTGTCCCTGGAGCATATGATGGCTTGAGCGCGCGTTTAATCGTGCAGGCAGGATTTCCTATCGTCTATATGACCGGCTTTGGCACGGCTGCCAGCGTGCTGGGACAACCAGATGTTGGCCTGCTGACGATGACTGAGATGGTACAACGCGCGGCAGCGCTGGCCGCGATTGCCGGGGATGTGCCGCTGATAGCAGATGCTGATACCGGCTACGGCAATCCGATCAATGTGCGCCGTACCATCCGCGAGTACGAACGGGCAGGCGTGGCCGGTTTGCATATTGAAGACCAGGTATGGCCGAAAAAATGCGGGCATATGGAGGGCAAGCAGGTTATCCCGATGGAGGAGATGGTGCAGAAGGTGCGCGCCGCCGTCGATGCCCGGCAAGACCCCGATTTCGTGATTATCGCGCGCACCGATGCCAACGCTGTTACCGGTTTCGAGGATGCGCTGCGACGCGGACGAGCATATCGTGAAGCAGGCGCGGATGTCATCTTCATCGAAGCGCCGCGTTCGATAACCGAACTGCGAGCAATCAAGGAAGCTTTCCCCGACGTACCGTTACTCTTCAACTGGGCAGAAAGCGGTAAGACACCGCCCCTGCCATTACCTGAAATCCGCGCACTGGGATATAAACTGGTCATCTTCCCCGTCAGCCTGCTTTTCGCGGCCACATATGCCATGTCAGAACTGCTGGAAGTCCTCAAACGCGGCGAGGTTCCGACTGTGATGAGCGACCGCATGCTGACCTTCTCGCAGTTTACCGATACCATTGGACTGCCCGCAATTCAGGAGTTAGAGAGACGCTACGGGGTCAACCAATGA